From a single Rhizobium lusitanum genomic region:
- a CDS encoding 50S ribosomal protein L25/general stress protein Ctc, whose amino-acid sequence MSHESYELKAEARERVGKGSARELRRNGLIPAVIYGDKQAPISITLNTNEVTKRIHAGGFLTTIATIDVGGTKIKVLPKDYQLDPVRDFTLHIDFLRVSGNSQVTVEIPVHFVNQEKSPGLKAGGVLNIVRHEVEVHCPADAIPEFFTVDLSGLKAGDSIHISHVTVPKGVVPVIADRDFTIATIVAPAAGLTEEEGSEEASA is encoded by the coding sequence GTAAGGGGTCCGCCCGTGAACTTCGCCGCAATGGTTTGATTCCCGCTGTCATCTATGGTGACAAGCAGGCCCCCATTTCGATCACTCTCAACACCAATGAAGTGACGAAGCGTATCCATGCCGGTGGTTTCCTCACCACGATCGCGACGATCGACGTCGGCGGCACGAAGATCAAGGTTCTGCCGAAGGACTACCAGCTCGATCCGGTCCGTGACTTCACGCTCCATATCGACTTTCTGCGCGTCTCCGGCAACAGCCAGGTGACCGTTGAAATCCCGGTTCACTTCGTCAACCAGGAAAAGTCCCCGGGTCTCAAGGCTGGCGGCGTGCTGAACATCGTTCGTCACGAAGTCGAAGTCCATTGCCCGGCCGATGCGATCCCGGAATTCTTCACTGTTGACCTGTCGGGTCTGAAGGCCGGCGACAGCATCCACATCTCGCATGTAACCGTGCCTAAGGGCGTAGTTCCGGTCATCGCTGACCGCGACTTCACGATCGCAACGATCGTCGCTCCGGCAGCCGGCCTTACGGAAGAAGAAGGCAGCGAAGAAGCCAGCGCCTAA